The proteins below are encoded in one region of Ostrinia nubilalis chromosome 3, ilOstNubi1.1, whole genome shotgun sequence:
- the LOC135088371 gene encoding adenylate kinase isoenzyme 1-like yields MGCFYSRRMEEEEMVYDMSPIRHLPVIFVNGVPGAGNHTVAQTISNITGYTMIRPGELVAAEALKDTARGRLIADKLQAREDIPEQLTVDLIKEAMLMHQDASGFILVGFPKNPRMSNMFNRQVKWPEKIVALEVDNEVAATRLQNKLSELGRPESEINAARQIVREAAHKVKNVHKRFGGHVVTVDSTGNPKALASTLKEILSDTIEKSQKRSESPDPRPPTAMSAPAVAPLACPMANLTCPVTPTDAPPADTVVVEK; encoded by the exons atGGGTTGTTTTTACTCTAGAAGGATGGAGGAG GAAGAAATGGTATACGACATGTCCCCCATTCGGCATTTGCCGGTCATCTTCGTGAATGGCGTGCCTGGAGCAGGGAACCACACGGTGGCGCAGACCATCTCCAACATCACTGGGTACACAATGATCAGGCCTGGCGAGCTGGTGGCTGCTGAGGCTCTGAAAGACACAGCTAGAGGCCGGCTGATTGCTGACAAGCTGCAGGCCAGGGAAGATATCCCTGAG CAACTGACAGTGGACCTAATAAAAGAGGCGATGCTGATGCACCAGGACGCCAGCGGCTTCATCCTGGTGGGCTTCCCGAAGAACCCGCGTATGTCCAACATGTTCAACCGGCAGGTCAAGTGGCCCGAGAAGATCGTGGCGCTTGAAGTTGACAACGAG GTGGCCGCAACAAGACTTCAAAACAAACTGTCAGAGCTGGGCAGACCAGAGTCGGAGATCAACGCGGCGCGGCAGATCGTCCGGGAAGCGGCGCACAAAGTCAAAAACGTACACAAACGGTTCGGAGGGCACGTGGTTACG GTGGACAGCACGGGGAATCCCAAAGCTTTAGCGTCTACCCTCAAAGAAATCCTATCCGACACGATCGAGAAGAGTCAAAAGCGCAGCGAGTCCCCTGACCCACGGCCCCCCACGGCCATGTCGGCCCCCGCCGTGGCCCCCCTGGCGTGCCCCATGGCCAACCTCACGTGTCCTGTGACCCCCACTGATGCCCCTCCAGCCGATACGGTCGTCGTAGAAAAGTGA
- the LOC135087649 gene encoding uncharacterized protein LOC135087649: MNHLLSLLIIAIAASLNTANMRCSSDSPSRAPKYHLMEKCHRSKLGIAAKANYSTLTSCQRLGIEKKALALNYSPPDAWRAGDEPLNYTCEVLKCAEADGGLSLVNDTRYDYYSIYARPIPNVNATCVPATGMFYLLPARHNFSQAAQECKNISAVLADVTSEQRTDSLAQLLAGASVDAALVGMRRNNKSMFRTLNGDALDCTTYRAWAPGHPRRYAAQYDCALITRQRTWRSVACKSKQPVLCELLPGGPYKRGSIFASTRRESKDKQNSHENDHNVTTTTVENKN, encoded by the exons ATGAACCACTTGTTATCACTCCTCATCATCGCCATAGCCGCATCACTAAACACGGCAAACATGAGGTGTTCAAGTGACTCCCCATCGCGCGCTCCCAAATACCACCTCATGGAGAAATGCCACCGGTCCAAGCTTGGCATAGCAGCGAAAGCAAACTATAGCACATTGACCAGCTGCCAGAGACTTGGCATCGAGAAGAAGGCTTTAGCGTTGAACTACAGCCCACCTGATGCCTGGAGAGCTGGTGATGAACCACTGAATTACACTTGCGAAGTCCTGAAGTGTGCTGAAGCGGATGGCGGGCTGTCCTTGGTGAATGACACGAGATATGACTACTATAGTATATATGCAAGACCTATAC cgAATGTGAATGCGACATGCGTCCCAGCCACCGGAATGTTCTACCTCTTACCTGCCCGGCACAACTTCAGCCAAGCTGCGCAAGAGTGTAAGAACATCAGCGCAGTGCTGGCTGACGTCACCAGTGAGCAGCGAACAGATTCCTTGGCTCAGTTGCTGGCTGGCGCTTCTGTGGACGCTGCTTTGGTGGGAATGAGAAGGAATAATAAGAGTATGTTTCGAACTTTGAATG GGGATGCCCTAGACTGCACGACCTACCGCGCATGGGCTCCGGGGCACCCACGACGATATGCCGCCCAGTATGACTGTGCCCTGATCACCCGGCAGCGGACCTGGCGCTCAGTCGCTTGTAAATCAAAACAACCAGTCCTCTGTGAGTTGTTACCAGGAGGACCTTACAAGAGAGGCTCTATATTTGCCTCTACAAGACGAGAAAGTAAAGATAAGCAAAATAGTCATG AAAATGATCACAACGTTACGACGACAACAgtggaaaataaaaattaa
- the LOC135088059 gene encoding calcium and integrin-binding protein 1-like translates to MGQGKSQFTEEELQDYEDLTYFTKKEVLYAHQKFKALAPEKVGHNKNAKLPMAKILQYPELRVNPFRDRICKVFSSSNDGDCTFEDFLDMMSVFSEMAPKAVKAEHAFRIFDFDGDDMIGVSDLREVIERLCGPDLKLSDSEIQQLVQNVLEEADLDDDGALSFAEFEHIIDKSSDFCHSFRIRL, encoded by the exons ATGGGCCAAGGGAAAAGTCAATTTACAGAAGAAGAACTACAAGATTACGAG GATCTAACATACTTTACAAAGAAGGAGGTTCTGTA tgCGCACCAGAAATTCAAAGCATTAGCCCCAGAGAAAGTCGGCCACAATAAAAATGCTAAACTACCGATGGCTAAGATCCTCCAGTATCCTGAGCTTCGGGTGAACCCCTTCAGAGATAGAATCTGCAAAGTTTTCAGCTCTAGTAATGATGGGGACTGTACTTTTGAAGATTTTCTCGATATGATGTCGGTGTTCAGTGAAATGGCGCCAAAGGCGGTGAAGGCTGAGCATGCATTTAGAATATTTG ACTTTGATGGAGATGACATGATAGGAGTGTCGGACCTCCGTGAAGTTATCGAGCGTTTGTGCGGTCCAGACTTAAAGCTCAGCGACTCGGAAATTCAGCAGTTGGTGCAGAACGTTCTGGAAGAGGCTGATCTGGACGACGATGGAGCACTCTCATTCGCTGAGTTTGAGCATATCATTGACAAGAGTTCGGATTTTTGTCA CTCTTTCAGGATAAGGTTGTGA
- the LOC135088372 gene encoding oligosaccharyltransferase complex subunit ostc-A, whose protein sequence is MEALFALPFTVLEIPNIKIKKPSWLQAPSAMTTFSLVLLSYFLVTGGIIYDVIVEPPSVGSTTDEHGHSRPVAFMPNRVNGQYIMEGLASSFLFSLGGLGFIILDRTHNPSTPKLNRILLISVAFLCILVSFFTTWIFMRMKLPGYLQN, encoded by the exons ATGGAAGCATTATTTGCATTACCATTCACTGTTCTTGAAATACCAAATATAAAGATCAAAAAACCATCATGGCTTCAAGCACCTTCAGCCATGACGACTTTCTCACTGGTACTTTTATCGTACTTTTTGGTAACGGGAG GTATAATTTACGACGTGATTGTAGAACCTCCTAGTGTTGGCTCAACTACCGACGAGCATGGTCACAGCAGGCCCGTAGCTTTCATGCCAAACAGAGTGAATGGACAGTACATCATGGAAGGACTTGCATCCAGCTTTCTGTTCTCTCTAGGAGGCCTTGGATTCATCATTCTTGACCGCACTCACAATCCATCCACCCCCAAACTAAACCGAATCCTCCTCATCTCCGTTGCATTCCTGTGTATCCTTGTCTCTTTCTTCACAACCTGGATCTTCATGCGTATGAAACTGCCAGGGTACTTGCAGAATTAA